Proteins encoded by one window of Hylaeus volcanicus isolate JK05 chromosome 7, UHH_iyHylVolc1.0_haploid, whole genome shotgun sequence:
- the LOC128880160 gene encoding ral GTPase-activating protein subunit alpha-1 isoform X7 produces MFSKKLHVDVKKSTLKIQDVKKDSATRFKHLKIVLENVDTDEAKGFFEGNFSHVYFILYDCFVSAEANLRQRELSFHIVHKAHREELEQVLQLLEKVLTLLPELLNRRWQCHSLARILQKLLHPGNSWKLRRQAVRYFILWYQALGENAPEHIHQMFASLVPGFPPQQPSPYKSERKADGKKDKLAKAIGCDDKDKKEFYDTHLSQSTFHDNASNQCPVTPVDGGPILPPQGGEKPLDNETVRFLEALLEFMVTQVIKIEWRDKSSRQHKTFQFLLERFKVAYLRHICPEFDDNFSLYKPNLELPTMRKPTNQSQDNYVLCKVALIKWIASFTHVARKDGLFAHLSHSTTPNEESTDSELRRVSVTQNSSDSSLLSPESTVSQPENQNQEDNTVSAVTLVREVLYSNRDNVNLVHELYRQAFLLDFNHAGAIRKAIAVYKDWIQMNELPPFMLESLDSHKERDSEDKKDPSDIDRSPSESYRQTRLRNDSYLGAIHRENLFIRAGLQNVLQVFITQASNVFFLEHSGPNASPTLLEEQTDSCKRVLNVYRYVVMHSRLEPATWEQLLRVLLQITSLVLNEKSSRRKAQESIGGKLAPAIFQTLIVTWIKANLNVVISTQLWDQFLDVITSLTQWEELIREWAKTLDTLTRVLARHVYNLDLNDLPLDRLSEQKTKRRRGVGSRAASTGSVQPPRKGSVDQDNSAVSKENVTDHPMRDLRKVRHLPRSASDNSIYNGKARTKLHRNRTHTVHSGIPVLPLSIEQDMARLLSSGTTSSSGPGRKMLPNRRAKSLDSIIIVDSEPPSPRCPSPTPSSGVDSNKDSPIQIENIDGSSIDTNDASERRSVMAGGGVRGWLPDVAVVLWRRMLSALGDVNNIQDPSLHGQVMDYLVQLTQTLIKIRLNQGVSGDNQATPPAPELIPPLTVIAPWCFKAIQLPDQYEVGKLAAYRLICLLTVQPQDINLPKQHLSLFYRAVHNGIVSNDSKVLHVLVKYTGPRFFSLNLPGSSLLILDYIHAANVILSSQDIEAPRTEAVSIIGSLLSLPATTVKLPVLQPTPTDILTMTCPDAKEHIITILLRSCRREPTGIARCVALSSIAMFVYRELCCKNQHPRIPESVTVLLLALRASHATVAQVACDSLLLLCDKADTLLELYPNVPSKIIQILSETLGYMSTRDKRGPLPISMLFCLGEWAMHLGPDVLLRVFQGKPLLMTLFTVLDNMAQDRVTKGLLQSGKRHEDEDDDFDPDITLDNLPDDASFKSPPRGNIQSVQLAAKMVMMHLINHLGHFPMGIGAARLSSLVVELDDVPGIDGDELSSAIFHAPNIQLLMLSNSVIMSLVELAALDAPGGGVTAGLTTAPSLVRVLLRDLAGKASWDSSILYSQPSVDDDVPIAFTKHVEWKTKIHGDDLSSVTTSQACTPRHTIRHREPHVLPTFANGASDMDNLDDLLQYIGHTSPEVLTNPEIALNAPANPPQGQHLESETIATILNQRNAEQEHINNWNQHISMCATAISPPSCRPPPAPFHHCRLLFSHLGLSGWEQRRKLHLLSKNEKLLRELRNLDSQRSRETHKIAVIYVSQGQEDKNSILSNVTASKEYENFIARLAWEVELESHTGFLGGLVPGKASGVTAPYFATSFTEILFHVATRMPSDSPESLLQKTRHLGNDEVHIVWSEHWRDYRRDIIPTEFCDVLIVIYPLHNKLYRVQISRKAEIPFFGPLFDECIVEDRVLPGLVRTTALAASRAKRSTLTLYQHYYEERARSIDTVMRNHKEATTFEEFTANVYSPVQPPSPFSGASSVSVSDGSRVWFSNDTPESTALHGISPRPVKKMSFKTGPKQRASTQPTPPDSPRYK; encoded by the exons ATGTTCAGCAAAAAACTTCATGTAGACGTCAAAAAGTCAACACTGAAGATTCAGGATGTTAAAAAGGATAGCGCTACTCGGTTCAAGCACCTTAAGATCGTACTAG AAAATGTGGACACTGATGAGGCAAAGGGGTTTTTTGAAGGCAACTTCAGTCATgtctattttattctgtacGATTGTTTTGTGTCAGCTGAAGCAAACCTCCGGCAAAGAG AACTTTCCTTCCACATTG TGCATAAAGCACATAGGGAGGAATTGGAGCAGGTGTTACAGCTCTTAGAGAAAGTTTTAACTCTTCTCCCTGAGCTTCTCAATAGAAGATGGCAATGTCACAGCCTGGCTAGGATTTTGCAGAAACTTTTACATCCTGGTAATAGTTGGAAACTTCGTAGACAAGCTGTAAG gtattttattttgtggtATCAAGCACTTGGTGAAAATGCCCCTGAGCATATACATCAAATGTTTGCAAGTCTGGTGCCAGGATTTCCACCCCAGCAACCATCCCCTTACAAATCTGAACGTAAGGCGGATGGAAAGAAGGACAAGCTTGCAAAAGCAATTGGTTGTGATGATAAAGATAAGAAGGAATTTTACGATACGCACTTGTCGCAAAGTACTTTTCACGACAATGCCTCGAATCAGTGTCCCGTCACTCCAGTCGACGGTGGACCTATTTTACCCCCGCAAGGCGGAGAAAAGCCTCTTGATAACGAGACTGTTCGATTTTTAGAAGCGTTGCTTGAATTTATGGTTACTCAG GTCATAAAGATAGAATGGCGAGATAAATCTTCGCGACAGCACaagacttttcaatttttattagaacgTTTTAAAGTTGCATACCTTCGTCATATTTGCCCTGAGTTCGACGACAATTTCTCCTTGTACAAACCTAATTTAGAATTGCCTACGATGCGTAAACCAACGAATCAAAGTCAGGATAATTATGTATTGTGTAAAGTTGCTTTGATTAAATGGATTGCTAGTTTTACGCATGTCGCTAGAAAAGATGGTCTTTTCGCACATCTTTCTCATAG CACAACTCCGAACGAAGAAAGTACGGATTCGGAACTTCGTCGCGTTTCAGTTACACAGAACTCGAGCGATTCGTCTTTACTGTCGCCCGAGTCAACTGTGTCTCAGCCAGAGAATCAAAATCAGGAAGACAATACCGTTTCGGCTGTTACTCTGGTTAGAGAAGTTCTTTACAGTAACAGAGATAACGTGAATTTAGTACACGAACTGTATAGACAAGCATTTCTTCTGGACTTTAACCACGCTGGTGCTATAAGGAAGGCTATAGCCGTTTACAAAGATTGGATTCAAATGAAT GAACTTCCTCCGTTCATGTTGGAATCATTGGACAGTCACAAGGAAAGAGACTCGGAGGACAAGAAGGACCCAAGCGATATCGATAGAAGTCCATCCGAATCCTATCGTCAAACGAGATTGAGGAACGATTCCTACCTCGGTGCTATACACAGAGAAAACTTGTTCATAAGAGCGGGATTACAAAATGTTCTTCAAGTATTCATTACGCAAGCTTCTAATGTATTCTTCTTAGAACATTCTGGACCAAATGCATCCCCAACGTTACTCGAAGAACAAACGGATAGCTGTAAAAGGGTTTTGAACGTGTATCGTTACGTCGTTATGCATTCTAGATTAGAACCAGCCACTTGGGAACAGTTGCTTAG GGTACTGCTGCAAATAACGTCGCTCGTTCTCAACGAAAAATCGTCTCGACGCAAAGCTCAAGAAAGCATCGGCGGCAAGCTAGCACCTGCCATATTTCAAACTTTGATCGTCACGTGGATTAAAGCCAATCTAAACGTCGTTATCTCTACTCAGTTGTGGGATCAGTTTTTAGACGTGATAACGTCTTTAACGCAATGGGAAGAGTTAATTCGAGAGTGGGCA AAAACGCTGGACACTTTAACGAGAGTGCTTGCCAGACACGTGTATAACTTGGATCTGAACGATCTACCATTGGATAGACTGAGCGAGCAAAAAACTAAGAGGCGTCGCGGCGTTGGGAGTCGTGCCGCTTCCACGGGGAGTGTCCAGCCACCTCGCAAAGGAAGCGTCGATCAAGACAACAGTGCGGTCTCTAAAGAAAATGTTACTG ACCATCCGATGCGAGACTTGAGAAAAGTGCGACATCTGCCGCGCAGTGCAAGCGACAACTCGATATACAATGGAAAAGCGCGTACGAAACTTCACAGAAATCGTACCCACACCGTGCACAGCGGTATTCCTG TACTCCCCCTGTCGATAGAGCAAGACATGGCGCGGCTATTGTCAAGCGGTACCACATCTTCGTCGGGACCTGGAAGGAAAATGTTACCGAACAGACGCGCTAAATCCTTGGATAGCATTATCATAGTCGATAGCGAGCCACCGTCACCTAGGTGCCCGTCTCCGACGCCTAGCAGCGGGGTCGACAGCAACAAAGACAGTCCGATACAAATAGAGAACATTGACGGCAGTAGTATCG ATACTAATGACGCGTCGGAAAGGAGATCTGTTATGGCAGGTGGTGGTGTTCGCGGTTGGTTGCCTGACGTAGCAGTCGTATTATGGCGACGTATGTTATCTGCATTGGGGGATGTGAATAACATTCAGGATCCTTCTCTTCATGGTCAAGTCATGGATTACCTCGTTCAACTCACGCAGACACTTATAAAA ATTCGTTTGAACCAAGGTGTTTCGGGAGACAATCAAGCAACCCCTCCAGCTCCTGAACTTATACCTCCTTTAACAGTCATCGCGCCGTGGTGTTTCAAG GCCATACAACTTCCCGATCAGTACGAAGTTGGAAAATTAGCAGCGTACCGTTTGATCTGCCTTCTGACAGTTCAGCCGCAGGACATCAATTTACCGAAGCAACACTTGTCCCTTTTCTATCGCGCGGTTCACAACGGTATCGTCAGCAACGACAGTAAAGTACTGCACGTGCTGGTCAAGTACACCGGGCCCAGGTTTTTCAGTTTGAATCTTCCTGGCTCTAGCCTGTTGATCTTAGATTACATTCACGCTGCTAATGTAATATTGAGCAGCCAGGACATCGAG GCGCCGAGGACAGAAGCTGTCTCAATAATTGGATCACTACTGTCCTTACCTGCAACTACGGTTAAATTGCCCGTATTGCAACCCACTCCAACAGACATTCTGACCATGACGTGCCCAGACGCAAAG GAACACATAATCACGATTCTTTTGAGAAGCTGTAGACGGGAACCAACTGGTATAGCAAGATGCGTGGCTCTTTCAAGTATCGCGATGTTCGTGTACAGAGAACTGTGCTGCAAGAATCAACACCCAAGAATCCCGGAATCCGTCACGGTTCTTCTTTTAGCGCTTAGA GCCAGTCATGCCACTGTTGCACAAGTGGCGTGTGACTCTCTTCTGTTATTATGCGACAAAGCGGACACCCTTCTGGAACTCTATCCGAATGTGCCATCTAAAATAATCCAA attttatcGGAAACGCTTGGATACATGAGTACTCGAGACAAACGCGGTCCTTTGCCAATATCGATGTTATTCTGTTTGGGCGAATGGGCTATGCACCTAGGTCCTGATGTCTTATTGCGCGTATTTCAGGGAAAACCTCTGCTAATGACTTTGTTCACG GTTTTGGATAACATGGCCCAAGATAGGGTCACTAAAGGCTTGCTACAGTCAGGTAAACGTCACGAAGACGAGGACGATGACTTCGATCCTGATATTACCTTGGACAACTTGCCTGACGATGCTAGCTTTAAATCGCCTCCGCGAGGCAATATTCAGTCTGTCCAACTAGCGGCAAAAATG GTAATGATGCATTTAATAAATCACTTGGGACATTTCCCCATGGGTATCGGAGCTGCGCGATTGTCTTCATTGGTTGTCGAGTTGGACGACGTACCAGGAATCGATGGAGACGAATTATCCTCTGCCATTTTCCACGCACCGAATATACAATTGCTAATGTTGTCCAACTCCGTGATAATGTCACTCGTGGAGCTGGCCGCATTGGACGCTCCTGGCGGTGGCGTCACTGCTGGATTGACCACTGCTCCGTCGTTGGTCAGAGTTTTGTTGCGGGATCTGGCAGGGAAAGCGTCTTGGGATagttcaattttatacagtCAACCTTCGGTTGACGACGATGTTCCGATAGCATTTACAAAACATg TCgaatggaaaacaaaaattcacggTGATGACTTGAGCAGCGTCACGACGTCTCAGGCATGCACGCCGCGACACACGATACGACACCGTGAACCTCATGTATTGCCTACGTTTGCAAACGGCGCAAGCGATATGGATAACCTGGACGAT CTCTTACAATATATAGGACATACAAGTCCCGAAGTATTAACCAATCCAGAAATCGCACTTAACGCGCCAGCTAACCCACCCCAAGGGCAGCATCTCGAGAGCGAGACTATCGCGACCATTCTCAACCAGAGGAATGCGGAACAAGAGCATATCAACAACTGGAATCAGCACATCAG CATGTGTGCAACAGCAATAAGTCCACCATCCTGTCGTCCACCTCCAGCGCCATTTCACCACTGCCGTCTTCTGTTTTCGCACCTGGGTTTGTCGGGTTGGGAGCAACGTAGAAAATTGCATTTACTATCGAAAAATGAGAAACTCTTGCGGGAACTCCGTAACTTGGACAGTCAGAGGTCCAGGGAAACCCACAAAATAGCAGTAATTTACGTCAGTCAGGGCCAGGAGGATAAAAATTCCATATTGAGCAACGTCACGGCTAGTAAAGAATACGAAAACTTCATCGCGAGATTGGCTTGGGAAGTGGAGCTTGAATCGCACACGGGTTTCCTAGGCGGTCTCGTGCCTGGGAAAGCGTCTGGCGTTACTGCGCCTTACTTTGCTACATCTTTCACCGAAATTCTCTTCCACGTGGCAACGAGAATGCCTTCCGATAGTCCTGAAAGTTTACTGCAAaag ACGCGGCACCTTGGCAACGACGAGGTTCACATAGTTTGGTCCGAGCACTGGAGAGACTACCGCAGAGACATAATACCAACGGAATTTTGTGATgttttaatagtaatttatccattacataataaattatatagagTTCAAATTTCTCGGAAGGCAGAGATCCCCTTTTTTGGACCTCTGTTTGATGAATGCATCGTGGAAGATCGAGTTCTGCCCGGATTGGTGAGGACAACAGCTCTGGCAGCGAGTAGGGCGAAACGGTCCACGCTTACGTTGTATCAACATTA TTACGAGGAGAGAGCGAGGTCCATTGATACCGTTATGAGAAACCATAAAGAAGCGACTACGTTCGAGGAATTCACAGCTAACGTGTATTCTCCGGTGCAGCCGCCGAGCCCGTTCAGCGGGGCTTCTTCCGTATCTG TTTCCGATGGTAGCAGAGTGTGGTTTAGTAACGACACTCCAGAGAGTACGGCGCTCCATGGAATTTCACCTAGACCCGTAAAGAAGATGTCGTTCAAAACTGGGCCGAAGCAGAGGGCGAGCACTCAACCTACACCGCCTGACAGTCCCAGATATAAATAA
- the LOC128880160 gene encoding ral GTPase-activating protein subunit alpha-1 isoform X6 translates to MFSKKLHVDVKKSTLKIQDVKKDSATRFKHLKIVLENVDTDEAKGFFEGNFSHVYFILYDCFVSAEANLRQRELSFHIVHKAHREELEQVLQLLEKVLTLLPELLNRRWQCHSLARILQKLLHPGNSWKLRRQAVRYFILWYQALGENAPEHIHQMFASLVPGFPPQQPSPYKSERKADGKKDKLAKAIGCDDKDKKEFYDTHLSQSTFHDNASNQCPVTPVDGGPILPPQGGEKPLDNETVRFLEALLEFMVTQVIKIEWRDKSSRQHKTFQFLLERFKVAYLRHICPEFDDNFSLYKPNLELPTMRKPTNQSQDNYVLCKVALIKWIASFTHVARKDGLFAHLSHSTTPNEESTDSELRRVSVTQNSSDSSLLSPESTVSQPENQNQEDNTVSAVTLVREVLYSNRDNVNLVHELYRQAFLLDFNHAGAIRKAIAVYKDWIQMNELPPFMLESLDSHKERDSEDKKDPSDIDRSPSESYRQTRLRNDSYLGAIHRENLFIRAGLQNVLQVFITQASNVFFLEHSGPNASPTLLEEQTDSCKRVLNVYRYVVMHSRLEPATWEQLLRVLLQITSLVLNEKSSRRKAQESIGGKLAPAIFQTLIVTWIKANLNVVISTQLWDQFLDVITSLTQWEELIREWAKTLDTLTRVLARHVYNLDLNDLPLDRLSEQKTKRRRGVGSRAASTGSVQPPRKGSVDQDNSAVSKENVTDHPMRDLRKVRHLPRSASDNSIYNGKARTKLHRNRTHTVHSGIPVLPLSIEQDMARLLSSGTTSSSGPGRKMLPNRRAKSLDSIIIVDSEPPSPRCPSPTPSSGVDSNKDSPIQIENIDGSSIDTNDASERRSVMAGGGVRGWLPDVAVVLWRRMLSALGDVNNIQDPSLHGQVMDYLVQLTQTLIKIRLNQGVSGDNQATPPAPELIPPLTVIAPWCFKAIQLPDQYEVGKLAAYRLICLLTVQPQDINLPKQHLSLFYRAVHNGIVSNDSKVLHVLVKYTGPRFFSLNLPGSSLLILDYIHAANVILSSQDIEAPRTEAVSIIGSLLSLPATTVKLPVLQPTPTDILTMTCPDAKEHIITILLRSCRREPTGIARCVALSSIAMFVYRELCCKNQHPRIPESVTVLLLALRASHATVAQVACDSLLLLCDKADTLLELYPNVPSKIIQILSETLGYMSTRDKRGPLPISMLFCLGEWAMHLGPDVLLRVFQGKPLLMTLFTVLDNMAQDRVTKGLLQSGKRHEDEDDDFDPDITLDNLPDDASFKSPPRGNIQSVQLAAKMVMMHLINHLGHFPMGIGAARLSSLVVELDDVPGIDGDELSSAIFHAPNIQLLMLSNSVIMSLVELAALDAPGGGVTAGLTTAPSLVRVLLRDLAGKASWDSSILYSQPSVDDDVPIAFTKHVEWKTKIHGDDLSSVTTSQACTPRHTIRHREPHVLPTFANGASDMDNLDDLLQYIGHTSPEVLTNPEIALNAPANPPQGQHLESETIATILNQRNAEQEHINNWNQHISMCATAISPPSCRPPPAPFHHCRLLFSHLGLSGWEQRRKLHLLSKNEKLLRELRNLDSQRSRETHKIAVIYVSQGQEDKNSILSNVTASKEYENFIARLAWEVELESHTGFLGGLVPGKASGVTAPYFATSFTEILFHVATRMPSDSPESLLQKTRHLGNDEVHIVWSEHWRDYRRDIIPTEFCDVLIVIYPLHNKLYRVQISRKAEIPFFGPLFDECIVEDRVLPGLVRTTALAASRAKRSTLTLYQHYYEERARSIDTVMRNHKEATTFEEFTANVYSPVQPPSPFSGASSVSASSNLAAALIDSHQGRSGLRSSSATSSDNRANRVSDGSRVWFSNDTPESTALHGISPRPVKKMSFKTGPKQRASTQPTPPDSPRYK, encoded by the exons ATGTTCAGCAAAAAACTTCATGTAGACGTCAAAAAGTCAACACTGAAGATTCAGGATGTTAAAAAGGATAGCGCTACTCGGTTCAAGCACCTTAAGATCGTACTAG AAAATGTGGACACTGATGAGGCAAAGGGGTTTTTTGAAGGCAACTTCAGTCATgtctattttattctgtacGATTGTTTTGTGTCAGCTGAAGCAAACCTCCGGCAAAGAG AACTTTCCTTCCACATTG TGCATAAAGCACATAGGGAGGAATTGGAGCAGGTGTTACAGCTCTTAGAGAAAGTTTTAACTCTTCTCCCTGAGCTTCTCAATAGAAGATGGCAATGTCACAGCCTGGCTAGGATTTTGCAGAAACTTTTACATCCTGGTAATAGTTGGAAACTTCGTAGACAAGCTGTAAG gtattttattttgtggtATCAAGCACTTGGTGAAAATGCCCCTGAGCATATACATCAAATGTTTGCAAGTCTGGTGCCAGGATTTCCACCCCAGCAACCATCCCCTTACAAATCTGAACGTAAGGCGGATGGAAAGAAGGACAAGCTTGCAAAAGCAATTGGTTGTGATGATAAAGATAAGAAGGAATTTTACGATACGCACTTGTCGCAAAGTACTTTTCACGACAATGCCTCGAATCAGTGTCCCGTCACTCCAGTCGACGGTGGACCTATTTTACCCCCGCAAGGCGGAGAAAAGCCTCTTGATAACGAGACTGTTCGATTTTTAGAAGCGTTGCTTGAATTTATGGTTACTCAG GTCATAAAGATAGAATGGCGAGATAAATCTTCGCGACAGCACaagacttttcaatttttattagaacgTTTTAAAGTTGCATACCTTCGTCATATTTGCCCTGAGTTCGACGACAATTTCTCCTTGTACAAACCTAATTTAGAATTGCCTACGATGCGTAAACCAACGAATCAAAGTCAGGATAATTATGTATTGTGTAAAGTTGCTTTGATTAAATGGATTGCTAGTTTTACGCATGTCGCTAGAAAAGATGGTCTTTTCGCACATCTTTCTCATAG CACAACTCCGAACGAAGAAAGTACGGATTCGGAACTTCGTCGCGTTTCAGTTACACAGAACTCGAGCGATTCGTCTTTACTGTCGCCCGAGTCAACTGTGTCTCAGCCAGAGAATCAAAATCAGGAAGACAATACCGTTTCGGCTGTTACTCTGGTTAGAGAAGTTCTTTACAGTAACAGAGATAACGTGAATTTAGTACACGAACTGTATAGACAAGCATTTCTTCTGGACTTTAACCACGCTGGTGCTATAAGGAAGGCTATAGCCGTTTACAAAGATTGGATTCAAATGAAT GAACTTCCTCCGTTCATGTTGGAATCATTGGACAGTCACAAGGAAAGAGACTCGGAGGACAAGAAGGACCCAAGCGATATCGATAGAAGTCCATCCGAATCCTATCGTCAAACGAGATTGAGGAACGATTCCTACCTCGGTGCTATACACAGAGAAAACTTGTTCATAAGAGCGGGATTACAAAATGTTCTTCAAGTATTCATTACGCAAGCTTCTAATGTATTCTTCTTAGAACATTCTGGACCAAATGCATCCCCAACGTTACTCGAAGAACAAACGGATAGCTGTAAAAGGGTTTTGAACGTGTATCGTTACGTCGTTATGCATTCTAGATTAGAACCAGCCACTTGGGAACAGTTGCTTAG GGTACTGCTGCAAATAACGTCGCTCGTTCTCAACGAAAAATCGTCTCGACGCAAAGCTCAAGAAAGCATCGGCGGCAAGCTAGCACCTGCCATATTTCAAACTTTGATCGTCACGTGGATTAAAGCCAATCTAAACGTCGTTATCTCTACTCAGTTGTGGGATCAGTTTTTAGACGTGATAACGTCTTTAACGCAATGGGAAGAGTTAATTCGAGAGTGGGCA AAAACGCTGGACACTTTAACGAGAGTGCTTGCCAGACACGTGTATAACTTGGATCTGAACGATCTACCATTGGATAGACTGAGCGAGCAAAAAACTAAGAGGCGTCGCGGCGTTGGGAGTCGTGCCGCTTCCACGGGGAGTGTCCAGCCACCTCGCAAAGGAAGCGTCGATCAAGACAACAGTGCGGTCTCTAAAGAAAATGTTACTG ACCATCCGATGCGAGACTTGAGAAAAGTGCGACATCTGCCGCGCAGTGCAAGCGACAACTCGATATACAATGGAAAAGCGCGTACGAAACTTCACAGAAATCGTACCCACACCGTGCACAGCGGTATTCCTG TACTCCCCCTGTCGATAGAGCAAGACATGGCGCGGCTATTGTCAAGCGGTACCACATCTTCGTCGGGACCTGGAAGGAAAATGTTACCGAACAGACGCGCTAAATCCTTGGATAGCATTATCATAGTCGATAGCGAGCCACCGTCACCTAGGTGCCCGTCTCCGACGCCTAGCAGCGGGGTCGACAGCAACAAAGACAGTCCGATACAAATAGAGAACATTGACGGCAGTAGTATCG ATACTAATGACGCGTCGGAAAGGAGATCTGTTATGGCAGGTGGTGGTGTTCGCGGTTGGTTGCCTGACGTAGCAGTCGTATTATGGCGACGTATGTTATCTGCATTGGGGGATGTGAATAACATTCAGGATCCTTCTCTTCATGGTCAAGTCATGGATTACCTCGTTCAACTCACGCAGACACTTATAAAA ATTCGTTTGAACCAAGGTGTTTCGGGAGACAATCAAGCAACCCCTCCAGCTCCTGAACTTATACCTCCTTTAACAGTCATCGCGCCGTGGTGTTTCAAG GCCATACAACTTCCCGATCAGTACGAAGTTGGAAAATTAGCAGCGTACCGTTTGATCTGCCTTCTGACAGTTCAGCCGCAGGACATCAATTTACCGAAGCAACACTTGTCCCTTTTCTATCGCGCGGTTCACAACGGTATCGTCAGCAACGACAGTAAAGTACTGCACGTGCTGGTCAAGTACACCGGGCCCAGGTTTTTCAGTTTGAATCTTCCTGGCTCTAGCCTGTTGATCTTAGATTACATTCACGCTGCTAATGTAATATTGAGCAGCCAGGACATCGAG GCGCCGAGGACAGAAGCTGTCTCAATAATTGGATCACTACTGTCCTTACCTGCAACTACGGTTAAATTGCCCGTATTGCAACCCACTCCAACAGACATTCTGACCATGACGTGCCCAGACGCAAAG GAACACATAATCACGATTCTTTTGAGAAGCTGTAGACGGGAACCAACTGGTATAGCAAGATGCGTGGCTCTTTCAAGTATCGCGATGTTCGTGTACAGAGAACTGTGCTGCAAGAATCAACACCCAAGAATCCCGGAATCCGTCACGGTTCTTCTTTTAGCGCTTAGA GCCAGTCATGCCACTGTTGCACAAGTGGCGTGTGACTCTCTTCTGTTATTATGCGACAAAGCGGACACCCTTCTGGAACTCTATCCGAATGTGCCATCTAAAATAATCCAA attttatcGGAAACGCTTGGATACATGAGTACTCGAGACAAACGCGGTCCTTTGCCAATATCGATGTTATTCTGTTTGGGCGAATGGGCTATGCACCTAGGTCCTGATGTCTTATTGCGCGTATTTCAGGGAAAACCTCTGCTAATGACTTTGTTCACG GTTTTGGATAACATGGCCCAAGATAGGGTCACTAAAGGCTTGCTACAGTCAGGTAAACGTCACGAAGACGAGGACGATGACTTCGATCCTGATATTACCTTGGACAACTTGCCTGACGATGCTAGCTTTAAATCGCCTCCGCGAGGCAATATTCAGTCTGTCCAACTAGCGGCAAAAATG GTAATGATGCATTTAATAAATCACTTGGGACATTTCCCCATGGGTATCGGAGCTGCGCGATTGTCTTCATTGGTTGTCGAGTTGGACGACGTACCAGGAATCGATGGAGACGAATTATCCTCTGCCATTTTCCACGCACCGAATATACAATTGCTAATGTTGTCCAACTCCGTGATAATGTCACTCGTGGAGCTGGCCGCATTGGACGCTCCTGGCGGTGGCGTCACTGCTGGATTGACCACTGCTCCGTCGTTGGTCAGAGTTTTGTTGCGGGATCTGGCAGGGAAAGCGTCTTGGGATagttcaattttatacagtCAACCTTCGGTTGACGACGATGTTCCGATAGCATTTACAAAACATg TCgaatggaaaacaaaaattcacggTGATGACTTGAGCAGCGTCACGACGTCTCAGGCATGCACGCCGCGACACACGATACGACACCGTGAACCTCATGTATTGCCTACGTTTGCAAACGGCGCAAGCGATATGGATAACCTGGACGAT CTCTTACAATATATAGGACATACAAGTCCCGAAGTATTAACCAATCCAGAAATCGCACTTAACGCGCCAGCTAACCCACCCCAAGGGCAGCATCTCGAGAGCGAGACTATCGCGACCATTCTCAACCAGAGGAATGCGGAACAAGAGCATATCAACAACTGGAATCAGCACATCAG CATGTGTGCAACAGCAATAAGTCCACCATCCTGTCGTCCACCTCCAGCGCCATTTCACCACTGCCGTCTTCTGTTTTCGCACCTGGGTTTGTCGGGTTGGGAGCAACGTAGAAAATTGCATTTACTATCGAAAAATGAGAAACTCTTGCGGGAACTCCGTAACTTGGACAGTCAGAGGTCCAGGGAAACCCACAAAATAGCAGTAATTTACGTCAGTCAGGGCCAGGAGGATAAAAATTCCATATTGAGCAACGTCACGGCTAGTAAAGAATACGAAAACTTCATCGCGAGATTGGCTTGGGAAGTGGAGCTTGAATCGCACACGGGTTTCCTAGGCGGTCTCGTGCCTGGGAAAGCGTCTGGCGTTACTGCGCCTTACTTTGCTACATCTTTCACCGAAATTCTCTTCCACGTGGCAACGAGAATGCCTTCCGATAGTCCTGAAAGTTTACTGCAAaag ACGCGGCACCTTGGCAACGACGAGGTTCACATAGTTTGGTCCGAGCACTGGAGAGACTACCGCAGAGACATAATACCAACGGAATTTTGTGATgttttaatagtaatttatccattacataataaattatatagagTTCAAATTTCTCGGAAGGCAGAGATCCCCTTTTTTGGACCTCTGTTTGATGAATGCATCGTGGAAGATCGAGTTCTGCCCGGATTGGTGAGGACAACAGCTCTGGCAGCGAGTAGGGCGAAACGGTCCACGCTTACGTTGTATCAACATTA TTACGAGGAGAGAGCGAGGTCCATTGATACCGTTATGAGAAACCATAAAGAAGCGACTACGTTCGAGGAATTCACAGCTAACGTGTATTCTCCGGTGCAGCCGCCGAGCCCGTTCAGCGGGGCTTCTTCCGTATCTG CGTCGTCAAACCTCGCAGCAGCGCTTATAGATTCTCATCAGGGGCGATCGGGTCTGCGAAGTTCATCGGCGACGAGCAGTGATAACCGCGCGAATAGAG TTTCCGATGGTAGCAGAGTGTGGTTTAGTAACGACACTCCAGAGAGTACGGCGCTCCATGGAATTTCACCTAGACCCGTAAAGAAGATGTCGTTCAAAACTGGGCCGAAGCAGAGGGCGAGCACTCAACCTACACCGCCTGACAGTCCCAGATATAAATAA